One stretch of Clupea harengus chromosome 2, Ch_v2.0.2, whole genome shotgun sequence DNA includes these proteins:
- the LOC105896594 gene encoding disabled homolog 2 yields the protein MSLGLPPTVPQIAPSLWPQAGASILPFQGGVPFSAQSTPAFGGMPTPWGTHGPPLFGASTGPQSWSQATPTGSAGAWPQSTPIANHFQQGALPGIGVMIRGQQPIYMPPKRLPPPPHVKEEPPVMKNAFMTLDPFGEKEKKTGKEMFKDFQMAKPPSTPTDKTTEVSTPKISANGDEAFAQYFTNRVGVLQEVADHDDFDISQISSNVNEQFKVAPQQVSPVSSTTALVSAPGIVEVSFTPSPLPNCNPGSTSALDQFNHAFGTDPFGVSSESTFVTQTSEKPNPFEDPLGDLFS from the exons ATGTCCCTTGGTCTCCCACCTACAGTTCCTCAAATTGCCCCTTCCCTGTGGCCACAGGCAGGTGCCTCTATATTGCCTTTCCAGGGTGGTGTACCATTTTCTGCACAGTCGACCCCTGCCTTTGGTGGTATGCCCACCCCTTGGGGGACGCATGGGCCCCCCCTGTTTGGAGCTTCAACTGGACCCCAGTCCTGGAGCCAGGCTACTCCCACAGGGTCCGCAGGTGCCTGGCCTCAGTCTACCCCCATAGCCAATCACTTTCAACAAGGCGCCTTGCCAGGCATAGGGGTCATGATAAGAGGGCAGCAGCCAATCTATATGCCCCCAAAACGTTTACCTCCTCCGCCACATGTTAAAGAGGAACCTCCAGTGATGAAGAATGCCTTCATGACTCTGGATCCATTTGgcgagaaggagaaaaagacaggaaaagagatGTTCAAGGATTTCCAGATGGCTAAGCCTCCTTCCACCCCAACTGATAAAACTACAGAAGTTTCCACCCCTAAGATCAGTGCCAATGGAGACGAAGCATTTGCTCAATACTTCACCAACAGAGTAGGTGTACTTCAAGAGGTGGCAGACCATGATGACTTTGACATCAGTCAGATCTCATCAAACGTCAACG AACAATTCAAAGTAGCTCCTCAGCAGGTCAGTCCAGTATCCTCCACCACGGCTCTTGTTTCAGCTCCTGGAATTGTAGAAGTGTCTTTCACCCCCAGTCCACTCCCAAACTGCAACCCGGGTTCAACCTCAGCATTAGATCAATTTAACCATGCCTTTGGTACTGATCCTTTTGGTGTATCATCTGAG AGCACATTTGTCACCCAGACATCAGAGAAGCCAAATCCCTTTGAAGACCCCCTGGGGGATCTCTTCAGCTGA